From Fibrobacterota bacterium, the proteins below share one genomic window:
- a CDS encoding cation transporter: protein MAQPHHHHPHHHDHHHEGSGLHLVHASYGKLLTGFWIITAFMGVEIACGSLFHSLALLSDGVHMLSDAVALGLSALAVSLGARRATREKTFGFKRFEVLAAFGNGLTLALLSVLIAAQAIARLAHPQPVAARSMLIVATLGLIVNIVVAWWLHRGGHEKTLNEESAFKHVLSDLAASLAAVAAAILILAQGWLWADPVLSLAIAGAMAFAGIGVMRRSGHILVEGTPEGIAIEEVRRAMLAAPEVRGVHDLHVWTMNGRDLYLSAHVDVAGGEGPQKAAVASLTRSLTRDFEMDHITLQVGQCLDADCLNNCEEPPRPAGSPHPHNAGIS, encoded by the coding sequence ATGGCCCAGCCGCATCACCATCACCCCCATCATCACGATCACCACCATGAAGGTTCCGGCCTGCATCTGGTACATGCATCCTACGGGAAATTGCTGACCGGCTTCTGGATCATCACCGCTTTCATGGGCGTGGAAATCGCCTGCGGCTCCCTCTTCCATTCGCTCGCCTTGCTTTCCGACGGCGTGCATATGCTTTCGGATGCCGTGGCCTTGGGGCTTTCCGCCCTGGCGGTTTCCCTCGGGGCGCGGCGCGCCACCCGCGAAAAGACTTTCGGCTTCAAGCGCTTCGAGGTCTTGGCCGCCTTCGGCAACGGTCTCACCTTGGCGCTCCTCTCCGTTCTGATCGCCGCGCAGGCCATCGCGCGGCTGGCTCATCCGCAGCCCGTCGCGGCCCGATCCATGCTCATCGTGGCAACCCTGGGCCTCATCGTCAATATCGTGGTCGCATGGTGGCTGCATCGCGGCGGGCATGAAAAGACGCTTAACGAGGAAAGCGCCTTCAAGCACGTGCTCAGCGATCTGGCCGCTTCCCTGGCCGCCGTGGCCGCCGCCATCCTCATCCTCGCCCAAGGCTGGCTCTGGGCCGATCCGGTATTGAGCCTCGCTATCGCGGGCGCCATGGCCTTCGCCGGCATCGGCGTCATGCGCCGCAGCGGGCATATCCTGGTAGAGGGCACGCCGGAGGGGATCGCCATCGAGGAGGTGCGCCGCGCCATGCTGGCCGCCCCGGAAGTCCGGGGAGTGCATGATTTGCATGTCTGGACCATGAACGGGCGGGACCTCTATTTAAGCGCTCACGTGGACGTCGCCGGGGGCGAAGGACCCCAGAAGGCCGCGGTCGCGAGCCTCACCCGTTCCCTGACCCGCGATTTCGAAATGGACCATATAACCCTGCAGGTCGGCCAGTGCCTGGACGCCGATTGCCTTAACAACTGCGAAGAACCTCCCCGCCCGGCCGGCTCCCCGCACCCCCACAACGCCGGAATAAGCTGA
- a CDS encoding N-formylglutamate amidohydrolase: MLPILISTPHSSAHVPHWLLARMLRTGEERSALERRLFKEGDPFTDLIFDVPDAAATVNAAASRFVADPNRARSEGGENGVIKLTDFERRPFFPTRYVVTPEEREARLTQYYDPFHTALARVLASGSIRFFIDGHSMTARGPAIGPDEGDPRPALCIGNFGDADGDPAAGPLSCPGPMARGIRDHMAESLRDVIAASGLEAPALNSPFDGGHVLRRYSAAPFSVPGVMIEVNRALYLDEESLRPLPGRIEALSKAVQRLAAWVAESLP; the protein is encoded by the coding sequence ATGCTGCCCATCCTCATCTCCACTCCGCATTCCTCCGCGCACGTTCCCCACTGGCTCCTGGCGCGCATGCTGCGCACGGGCGAGGAACGGTCGGCCTTGGAGCGGCGCCTATTTAAAGAAGGCGATCCCTTCACCGACTTGATCTTCGACGTACCCGACGCGGCCGCGACGGTGAACGCGGCGGCCTCGCGCTTCGTGGCCGATCCCAACCGGGCCCGTAGCGAGGGCGGCGAGAACGGAGTCATCAAGCTCACCGATTTCGAGCGGAGGCCCTTCTTCCCCACCCGTTACGTGGTGACCCCGGAAGAGCGCGAAGCCCGCCTGACGCAGTATTACGATCCTTTCCATACCGCCCTGGCGCGCGTCCTGGCTTCGGGATCAATCCGCTTTTTCATCGACGGCCATTCCATGACCGCACGCGGGCCGGCCATCGGCCCCGATGAAGGCGACCCGCGGCCGGCCCTGTGCATCGGGAATTTCGGCGATGCCGACGGCGATCCCGCCGCTGGGCCGCTTTCCTGCCCGGGACCTATGGCCCGCGGCATCCGCGATCATATGGCCGAATCCTTGCGCGACGTGATCGCCGCAAGCGGATTGGAGGCGCCCGCCCTCAATTCGCCCTTCGACGGCGGCCACGTCCTACGCCGTTATTCCGCCGCGCCCTTTTCCGTGCCCGGCGTCATGATCGAAGTGAACCGCGCCCTCTACCTGGACGAAGAGTCCTTGCGCCCGCTGCCGGGCCGCATCGAGGCCTTGTCCAAGGCCGTCCAGCGGCTCGCCGCTTGGGTGGCGGAATCGCTACCCTGA